Part of the Candidatus Kaelpia aquatica genome, AACCTGATTTTATCTCTTCAATCACAATGTGATTCTCAACTATAAGCGTGACTTTCCAAATAACGCTCCTCTTTTTAAGAGTAAAAACCCAATTACACTTAAGAGGTAAGTTCCACCACCTCTCTTTGACGATAAGAGAATCTCCCTCTCTTTTAAACCTAAATTCGGCTTGCGTTGAATCATGCCATTTTTCTAGATTTTTAACAGCACTATGGAATCCGCAGTTGTTTGTGATAAAATTTTTCCCTACTATCAGGTCTATACCGTTTGAGTTCGTCACTACAGTGATATCATCTTTAAAGATTAAGATTGGCACTACTTTCTTCTTTTTTTTCTCAGCTTTTTTAAAAATTAAATAATCAAAAATTTTAATAAAAGTTATGATTATTCCTTTTTCTCTTAAAAAAGATGTTATTTTTTTTAAAATAATTTTAACTCTTTTAATCAATTTTCAACACACTCTCTAATGACATAGCACAATTATCTTCAATCAAACCATCTTCTGTATTTACAAAAAGCAACTGAAGTATTCTAGCTGAATCTTCAAAGCCTGTATTTTCAATTACATTTAAAGTGTCTTTTTTGGTTAAAGTTGATATCCAAGTTAAGTCTGGAACAGAACTATTAGTAGATTTAAATGTTATCTGACTATCTTTTAGTTGAGGCATAGACCAGACTCTATCCCAAAGCAAGCCTTTGAAATTAGAGAAATATTCTGGAAATTTACCTTTAACATATCCTTTTACTACAAAATCAGTATAATAATCTATAAGCATAAAATTTTGTTGAACCATACTTACGATTAAATCATTCAAATTATCCCATTTTATAGACCAATGCAACTTACCGTCTTCGAACTTAAAATACCAGCTCTGTCTATGAGGAAGATTTGCCCATTCTCCATACAAAGATATACTATTTTTATCTGAATCTAGTATTTGCCATATTGCAAAACGCGAATCATACCAAGCGTTATTGTGGTAAATGCTGGAATATAATCCACGGCTTCTACTTAAAATGATGCCTTCATAGCTTAGGGTGGCGTAACCTAAAAGAAAATCCAACTCCATGCCGTCTTTTTTTATGCAGTTTCTTTTCATGTCGCTATTTTGATTGAAAAATCACTGTTTTTTAAGTGGGGTAAAAATTTTAAATTAGTAGCACCTTTGTAGTAGCTATCCTCTACTATTTCCAAGCTTGTAGTGCTATTCAAGGTAAACTTTAATTCTGGCACATTATCTTTTAAAGAAGAAAGCACTAGAGAGTCTGTTGTTAATATGCTGGTTTTCTCCCCGATTACTCCTTCAGCAATATCGGAATTATAATATCTATATCTTGCTTCTGAATCCAATATAAATCCTACACCTGTTAGATTCACAGTAGCGCTGGGAGTAAAAGAAGAAAAATTGAAAATCAAACCCGAAGAACTTATATTCACTACTAAAAGTAAGGAAACACCAATTTTTGAAAATTTTATTATCATCTGCAAATTTGATAAATCTGATTGATTTAATAGTTCACACTCAAAATCTTCAAAAGCTTCTTTTTGAAAATGAGAGATAAAGTTTATTTTTTTAAATAAAGTCATGTTAATAATTCCTAACTTGATCAAGCTATTGTTTATTAACTCAGTTAAATCTCGTAAAGCTACATTATTTTTTAAACTATTGCTGTTTGTTTCTTTTTCTTGAGTAGGATTTAACACCATACGAATATTCACTTGAGGTTGAGATGTTGTAATCCGCACTATCCTCATAGGGGCGTTGAAATAATGATTGAAAAGATCTATTTTTGCTTTCTTATCAGAGTAAACTATAAAAGACATCTCAGGATACCCCTCTCTAATATCGGGTATTAGCCTCATATGGCTCGCAACGGCACTGGCTATCTTTTTCCACTCCCTTGCAACTACCCTCTCTACTGATGGAAGCTCAATCAAATTATTGCCTATCTGAGCTTCTAAGTATGCATCCTTAAGCATAAAATTAATTTCAAGTTCTGGATATTTACATTCTAAGGTATAATTTATGCCTTCAGGGTTAAACTCTAAGTCTACTTTACATATCTCTTCCTTCTCCCTGGTTAGACCATACGCAATTAATCTATCTTTATATTCTTCCACATCCCATTTAAAATCTGTTGAATAAAGAACGCCTCCATCTTTTTTAAAACTTAAGAAACCACCCAGATCAACAGTCAAAGGAGTACCTTTATATCTTAATACTATCTTTCCGTTATTAAATACGACATTAAGGTCTGTATTCTTAATATAACCACTACCCCAGATATCCCCTTCTATCTCAAGGAATATGTTTCTCATCTCACTTATATTGCCTTCTGCAAATATTTTACCTTTCTCTAAAACTATACATCTTGAACATAGTTGTTCTGCCAAATCTAAGTTATGAGTTACTATAATCACTGTCTTCTCAGAACCTGTAATCCCTTTTATTCTTTTTATACATTTTAGCTGAAAATGATAATCCCCAACTGCTAGAATATCGTCTACTATTAAAATATCCGGATCTGTATGTATGGCTAAGGAGAATGCTAGACGCAAATACATTCCTTGGGAATAGGCTTTTATGGGGGCATATATGAAATCTCCAAGCTCGGAGAATTCAGCAATATCTCTTAAGACTGCGTCGTCTTTTATTTCATAGAGTTTAAGAATCATCTTAAGATTCTCGTATCCTGTAAGATCAGGAATAAATCCTGCCTCAAGAGCAAAGATGCCTCTCACTTTACCAGTTACATTTATAGTTCCCGAATCCGGATTAAGTATCCCAGCAATCAACTTAAGTAGCGTAGTTTTTCCAGCTCCATTTGGACCGAGCAACGCTACGGACTCCCCTCTTTTTATTTCAAGACTTATATCCTCAAGAGCTTTTATCTTTTTATCAACAGACTTGTCAGGATAAGAAAACCTTATTTTATAATACTCACAAAGTCCTTCTATCTTTATTGCTGTCACAATGTCGCTCACCTTAATTCCTCTTCAATATATATTTCTCTGTTTTTCTATATAGTAGGTATCCAAATAATATAAAAACAATACTTATAATGCAAGTATATGTATAGGTATTTTTTAAAAAAGGACTGTAATTGACAATAAGTATACACCTGTATAGCTCGATAAAATATGTTAAAGGGTTCAAAAATATCAGAAACCTTATGTTTTCAGGGACCATATAAGGCGAATAGAAAACGGGGGTAAGCCAGAAGAGAGTCATTAAGAGAACTCCAAGCAGATGCCGAAAATCTCTGAAATATAGGTTTACTACAGCTACTATCAATGACAGTGCAGCTGCAAATATTGCAGCCATTAGAATCGGCAAAATCAGTAATGGAAATTTAAAAATCAAAACCTTGTTGAAGAATATAAATACAGGTAGCAGGAAGAGAATGGCTATTATATGCTCAATTGTATTTGAAAGAACAATGGATAGCGGATAGATAATCTTTGAAAAGTTGAACTGATTCATAATGGACTTATCTTTTATAAATGCCTCTGTAGATTCGACTAAAACATTAGAAAAATAGAGCCAGGGGAGCAGAGCTGAAAGAACAAAAACATGAAAGTTTTCCTTAGAGACCCCAAGTACTTTGACAAAAACAAAACCTATTGCGCCCATAAGAAGAAGTGGTATTAATCCAGCCCAAACTATCCCCAGCAATGTAGAGGCGTATTTAAAGCGTATATTGCGGACGGTTAAGTCTTTAAGGTTTTTTATGTTTCTTAATATCAGCTCTTTTTTCATAGCATAGCATTTAGGTCAGATAAAGACCTCTTTATCATCTTATAATCCAACGCTGCCAAGTAAAACACTCGCGGTAAATCATAGAAAAATAGCGATAAAATTAAATAAGGCAGGTTTCTGAAGCTAAAATGTTTTATAATAAGGTAGTATCTATTCCTGAAAGATAAATACCGTATCTCTTCAGGAGCTATCTTACTTCCATGCCTATAGTGATAACTAGTTGCATCTTTAATATATTTAAAACCCCAGCCTTTCTTCCGAGCCCTCATAGCAACATCGAAATCCTCAACCAGGTAATGCATTTTGGAATCAAAAAATTCGGAGCAGAAATCTATTTTTATGCTCTCCAGCATTTTACGCAAGTATAATCCGGCACACGCACAGGGGCCTAGAATACCTCTAGTCCATACCCTTTCTAAATCAGAGATATTCTCTCCAGAACCGACATCATAAAACCTGTAGAACCTGCTCAACTTAATACCTAGAGAGTCAATGGATTCTTTATCTCTCATGCTCACAGCGGTTCCGCCCCACATACCTACATTGGAATTTGAATTTTCAGCCCCCCTAACTATAGTTGATATAAAACCTTTATCGAGAATCATATCTGAGTCTAAGGTTAGCAGATACTTAGACTCGGTACTCCTTATAACTCTGTTCCTAGCACTACAGACACCTCTATTGGTTTTATTTCTTACTAGCTTCACGCTTTTAAATTCCTGAACTATATTTGAAGTATTGTCCCTAGAGTTGTTATCAACCACATAGACATCCAGGTTTGAATAGTCTTGACTCTCCAAAGAGTTAAGACAATCGCCTATAAACTGCCCTGCGTTAAACGCTGCTATAACCACTACCACTTTAGGGTCATTCATCCTATTTAAGATATCTATTAAAATGAGCTACCTTTTCAAAGCTTCTCTTGGGAACAAAGAGCTGCCCTTTCTTGTCACGCCAATACTTAATATCCTTGTCAGAGTCCAGCATTCTAGGGCTCTCGCTACCATAGCCTAATCCAATAAGAGAATCCAATTTTATGCTGCTAGGAAGTTTAAATATTTTGGAAAGCTCTTTTTTATCTATTGCCCCAAGCCAACAGGATGAAAGTGAAAAACTCTCGGCCGCAAGCATTATATTCTCTGCAGCTGCACCTACATCTCTTAAATCTGGGTTAGGACTCTTTTTGAGATTGATTAAAATAGCAATATAAACACTGGGGCACTCTCTAGGGTTAGGCCTATCCTCCGGCTGAATATATGTAGCCCATTTGGTATAAGGAAAAATCTTGGCTACTACCTCCTCTCCGCTTGCTATTATATATTCAATAAATTGAAGGTTTGCAGCAGATGGTGCAGCTCTGCCTGCATCTACTATCTTTCTCAATGTTGCAATATTGATTTTATTCTGCTTAAACTTTCTAACAGACCTGCGATTTAATATAAGATCATACATCTCCATAACCATCTCCTTAATCCAATTTTAACATTGCTAAGAATGCCTCTTGCGGAATATCAACCTTACCGAATTTTTTCATACGCTTCTTGCCCTCACTCTGCCTGCTCCATAATTTTCTTTTTCTTGTTATATCGCCGCCATAGCATTTACCTGTGACATTCTTTTTTAAAGGAGCCACTGTCTCTCTGGCAACAATTTTTCCTCCTATTGCAGCCTGAACAGCAACTTCAAATAACTGTTTAGGAATTACCGAACGCAGCTGATGGACAAGCTGTCTTCCTTTGTATTGAGCCTTATCTTTATCGATTAAAACAGAGAGCGCCTCACATAGTTCACCATTCAGCAATATGTCTATTCTTACTAAATTAACATCTCTATATTCCAAAAACTCATAATCTAAAGAACCGTAGCCGCGAGTAGCCGATTTTATCTTATCATGAAAATCAACGAGGATCTCAGCAAGAGGAAGCTCATAAACTATACCTACCCTATCTTTGCCATAATAC contains:
- a CDS encoding ABC transporter permease; this translates as MKKELILRNIKNLKDLTVRNIRFKYASTLLGIVWAGLIPLLLMGAIGFVFVKVLGVSKENFHVFVLSALLPWLYFSNVLVESTEAFIKDKSIMNQFNFSKIIYPLSIVLSNTIEHIIAILFLLPVFIFFNKVLIFKFPLLILPILMAAIFAAALSLIVAVVNLYFRDFRHLLGVLLMTLFWLTPVFYSPYMVPENIRFLIFLNPLTYFIELYRCILIVNYSPFLKNTYTYTCIISIVFILFGYLLYRKTEKYILKRN
- a CDS encoding nitroreductase family protein is translated as MEMYDLILNRRSVRKFKQNKINIATLRKIVDAGRAAPSAANLQFIEYIIASGEEVVAKIFPYTKWATYIQPEDRPNPRECPSVYIAILINLKKSPNPDLRDVGAAAENIMLAAESFSLSSCWLGAIDKKELSKIFKLPSSIKLDSLIGLGYGSESPRMLDSDKDIKYWRDKKGQLFVPKRSFEKVAHFNRYLK
- a CDS encoding glycosyltransferase; the protein is MNDPKVVVVIAAFNAGQFIGDCLNSLESQDYSNLDVYVVDNNSRDNTSNIVQEFKSVKLVRNKTNRGVCSARNRVIRSTESKYLLTLDSDMILDKGFISTIVRGAENSNSNVGMWGGTAVSMRDKESIDSLGIKLSRFYRFYDVGSGENISDLERVWTRGILGPCACAGLYLRKMLESIKIDFCSEFFDSKMHYLVEDFDVAMRARKKGWGFKYIKDATSYHYRHGSKIAPEEIRYLSFRNRYYLIIKHFSFRNLPYLILSLFFYDLPRVFYLAALDYKMIKRSLSDLNAML
- a CDS encoding ABC transporter ATP-binding protein translates to MSDIVTAIKIEGLCEYYKIRFSYPDKSVDKKIKALEDISLEIKRGESVALLGPNGAGKTTLLKLIAGILNPDSGTINVTGKVRGIFALEAGFIPDLTGYENLKMILKLYEIKDDAVLRDIAEFSELGDFIYAPIKAYSQGMYLRLAFSLAIHTDPDILIVDDILAVGDYHFQLKCIKRIKGITGSEKTVIIVTHNLDLAEQLCSRCIVLEKGKIFAEGNISEMRNIFLEIEGDIWGSGYIKNTDLNVVFNNGKIVLRYKGTPLTVDLGGFLSFKKDGGVLYSTDFKWDVEEYKDRLIAYGLTREKEEICKVDLEFNPEGINYTLECKYPELEINFMLKDAYLEAQIGNNLIELPSVERVVAREWKKIASAVASHMRLIPDIREGYPEMSFIVYSDKKAKIDLFNHYFNAPMRIVRITTSQPQVNIRMVLNPTQEKETNSNSLKNNVALRDLTELINNSLIKLGIINMTLFKKINFISHFQKEAFEDFECELLNQSDLSNLQMIIKFSKIGVSLLLVVNISSSGLIFNFSSFTPSATVNLTGVGFILDSEARYRYYNSDIAEGVIGEKTSILTTDSLVLSSLKDNVPELKFTLNSTTSLEIVEDSYYKGATNLKFLPHLKNSDFSIKIAT